One Pseudomonas sp. AN-1 genomic region harbors:
- the prlC gene encoding oligopeptidase A, translated as MIRDSSDPGSNAVTANNPLLQDFDLPPYSAIRPEHVEPAVDRILEDNRAAIARILETQGVNPDWNGLVLALDELNARLGRAWSPVSHLNAVCNSAELRAAYEACLPKLSAYYTELGQNRALYDAWHALAASPAAAGFEVAQQTILKHTLRDFHLSGIDLPEAEQQRYGAIQMKLSELSSRFSNQLLDATQAWTKQITDEAQLAGLPESARAQMQQAAQAKGLDGWLVTLEFPSYYAVMTYADDRALREEVYTAYATRASDQGPNAGQHDNGPLMAEILDLRQELARLLGFQHYGELSLATKMAESTEQVLGFLRDLAVRGKPFAEQDLAELRAFAAERGVADLASWDVGYFSEKLRHQRYEISQEQVRAWFPIDKVLSGLFAIVERLYGIQIEELKDFDSWHPDVRLFEITENGAQVGRFFFDLYARANKRGGAWMDGARDHWRNSAGERISPVANLVCNFTPAAPGKPALLTHDEVTTLFHEFGHGLHHLLTRVDYAGVSGINGVAWDAVELPSQFMENWCWEPEGLALISGHFESGEPLPQELLDRMLAAKNFQSGLMLLRQLEFSLFDFELHATHGDGRGVLEVLQAIRDEVSVFQPPRWNRFANSFAHIFAGGYAAGYYSYKWAEVLSADAFARFEEEGVLNPATGRAFREAILARGGSQEAMQLFVDFRGREPSIDALLRHSGLSEEAA; from the coding sequence ATGATCCGTGATTCTTCCGACCCAGGGTCAAACGCCGTGACTGCCAACAATCCCCTGCTGCAAGACTTCGACCTGCCGCCCTACTCGGCGATCCGCCCCGAGCACGTCGAGCCGGCCGTCGACCGGATCCTCGAAGACAACCGCGCCGCCATCGCGCGCATCCTGGAAACCCAGGGCGTCAATCCCGACTGGAACGGCCTGGTGCTGGCGCTGGACGAGCTGAACGCGCGCCTGGGCCGCGCCTGGAGCCCGGTCAGCCATCTCAACGCCGTGTGCAACAGCGCCGAACTGCGCGCCGCCTACGAGGCCTGCCTGCCCAAGCTGTCGGCCTACTACACCGAGCTGGGCCAGAACCGCGCCCTCTACGACGCCTGGCACGCCCTGGCCGCCAGCCCGGCGGCGGCCGGCTTCGAGGTCGCCCAGCAGACCATCCTCAAGCACACCCTGCGCGACTTCCACCTGTCGGGCATCGACCTGCCGGAAGCCGAGCAGCAGCGCTACGGCGCGATCCAGATGAAGCTCTCCGAGCTGTCCAGCCGCTTCTCCAACCAGCTGCTCGACGCCACCCAGGCCTGGACCAAGCAGATCACCGACGAGGCGCAGCTGGCCGGCCTGCCGGAGTCGGCGCGCGCGCAGATGCAGCAGGCCGCGCAGGCCAAGGGGCTCGACGGCTGGCTGGTGACTCTGGAGTTCCCCAGCTACTACGCGGTGATGACCTACGCCGACGACCGTGCCCTGCGCGAGGAGGTGTACACCGCCTACGCCACCCGCGCCTCCGACCAAGGCCCCAACGCCGGCCAGCACGACAATGGCCCGCTGATGGCCGAGATCCTCGACCTGCGCCAGGAGCTGGCCCGGCTGCTGGGCTTCCAGCACTACGGCGAGCTGTCGCTGGCCACCAAGATGGCCGAGTCCACCGAGCAGGTGCTCGGCTTCCTGCGCGACCTGGCCGTACGCGGCAAGCCGTTCGCCGAGCAGGATCTCGCCGAACTGCGCGCCTTCGCCGCCGAGCGCGGCGTGGCTGATCTGGCCAGCTGGGACGTCGGCTACTTCAGCGAGAAGCTGCGCCACCAGCGCTACGAGATTTCCCAGGAGCAGGTGCGCGCCTGGTTCCCGATCGACAAGGTGCTGTCCGGCCTGTTCGCCATCGTCGAGCGCCTGTACGGCATCCAGATCGAGGAGCTCAAGGACTTCGACAGCTGGCACCCGGACGTGCGCCTGTTCGAGATCACGGAAAACGGCGCGCAGGTCGGGCGCTTCTTCTTCGACCTCTATGCCCGCGCCAACAAGCGCGGCGGCGCCTGGATGGACGGCGCCCGCGACCACTGGCGCAACAGCGCCGGCGAGCGCATCAGTCCGGTGGCCAACCTGGTGTGCAACTTCACGCCTGCCGCGCCCGGCAAGCCGGCGCTGCTGACCCACGACGAGGTCACCACCCTGTTCCACGAGTTCGGCCACGGCCTGCACCACCTACTGACCCGCGTCGACTATGCCGGCGTGTCGGGCATCAACGGCGTGGCCTGGGACGCGGTCGAACTGCCCAGCCAGTTCATGGAGAACTGGTGCTGGGAGCCGGAGGGCCTGGCGCTGATCTCCGGCCACTTCGAGAGCGGCGAGCCGCTGCCGCAGGAGCTGCTGGACAGGATGCTGGCGGCGAAGAACTTCCAGTCCGGGCTGATGCTGCTGCGCCAGCTGGAGTTCTCGCTGTTCGACTTCGAGCTGCACGCCACCCACGGCGACGGCCGCGGCGTGCTCGAGGTGCTGCAGGCGATCCGCGACGAGGTGTCGGTGTTCCAGCCGCCGCGCTGGAACCGTTTCGCCAATAGCTTCGCGCACATCTTCGCCGGCGGCTACGCGGCCGGCTACTACAGCTACAAGTGGGCCGAGGTGCTGTCCGCCGATGCCTTCGCCAGGTTCGAGGAGGAGGGCGTGCTCAACCCGGCCACCGGCCGCGCCTTCCGCGAGGCGATCCTCGCCCGCGGCGGCTCGCAGGAAGCCATGCAGCTGTTCGTCGACTTCCGCGGCCGCGAGCCGTCGATCGACGCGCTGCTGCGGCACAGCGGCCTGAGCGAGGAGGCGGCATGA